CTCATTGATCAACTCGCACCAGTTGAGGTTCTGTTCAGTAAAATTAGCATCTCCAAGAGATGGCACCACAGTAAGGCTTCCAACTTCTGCTTCAACATCAATCTGCATCAATAGTGACAAATCCATTGGAATTGGATGATCGTATCAGTAACAATAATTGACAGGAAATCCAACATCTTTTAGAAGCAAGGTATTCAGTTAAAACAAGTGAATTGGGCTTGTGGGTCTGtcatttaaaaaaataccatTAATTTTCTAAAACCTTAAACAGAAAAAGGAAATgcgggtgggggtgggggtgggggtgggggtgggtgtTGGGGAGGCGGAGGGGCGGTTTTCTATTATCCAACTCAAATTCAAGCTGGATTCTGCTGTTCCTATTCGAGTCTTATGTTTCCTTTTCCCGGTAAAACATATTGCCCTTCTTCCCTTATACATCCCTCCCTTAATTCATGGTATTAATTTCTTttgaataatatattttattattgctACTTCTATATTTAGGGTTCATTGCAAATGCATAAAGACTAGTTTGCATGCATGGGTGTCCGAAATTCTCAGTAAAAATATGGATTTACAAACAGATACCATGCCATCTCCATATCTGTTAATTTCTCAAATGAATTTGGGGATCATATGGTTATGGTCTGTGTGGAGATCTAggtattaattcaaaaattactcCCAACCAAAGAGTGGAATCTAGAAAAAACGAGATACTGAAGAGGGCCCAGCATACCTCTGAAACATATGCAGAACATTCAGAAGGCTGTGGAATTATATCTTGTTCATCCGATATTTGTAGCAAAAGGTCCTCCAGATCATCCATTGGAAGCATGCTCCCCTCATCACCAAACAAGCCGGTGGAGTCACCACCATGAGGACGTCCAGGCATGGTGTCTTCCTTGCTGTTCTGGTTTAAGCTATCATCTTTGTCATCATCATCCCACTCCTCTTCTCTGAAAGGTGCACCATACTGTTCCCCATTCTTTGGACCAGGTCCACTCTTCCTAAAGAGCTTATAGAGAGCATAAGAATCCTGCAGAGAAGGAGATCCATATATGAGAGACTTACAAAACTTTTATGGAAGAATAAGTTAAATAGTTGTTAAGTATTTAGATCAATGTTGCTTTAGCTGTGACTTGCCTGCACGTTGCTGCAGCTCATGAGCCGCTGATCATCCAAGGTATATTCGTACATAACCCAATCGGTGCGTTCTCCCCTAGGAGCACGGCCACGGTAGTAAACCAGGGTTTTCTTGTTACCCGCAGCCTTGGACTTCTGAGAGATGGTCCGGTCCTTTCCTGTAGCCTTCCAGTAGCCACATTTGGTAGCTCGATTGGATCTCGATCCATTAGGGTACTTCCTGTCTCTGGGGCTGAAGAAGTACCATTGCTTGTCACCACTCTTCAACAGTGATTTTTCTGCACGTATCAGCAAATCATATTTCAGAATCATGTTAGACatgaaaaaaagatttaatttccGCAAGAAAAATAACTCTCCTTCTGCCAAAGTATGAATCTGATTAAGAGAAAGATGACCCAGAAAACTTCAGTGATCAGGACAAGCATTAACAATCCATGGTAAAGAATTGTAATTTAGGTGATCGGCAAGATGAGGATcgaataagaaactgagaaatAACAGAGAAAACAAAGAGAGTGTGCTATTAGCAATTGTAGAATAACCAAAACAAGTGCGGTAAAGGACTGGATTTATCCAAATTAAGCAATAAAATTTACAGGGGAAAGTAATATTGCACAGAGATGCTGCTTTTCGTGTGAAAACCATCTctaagatctgaaaaataaaacatGGAGAAACTGAATTAGGTTCTGATAATAAATTGTCACTTGGAGGAGCCAAATCTGCAAGCTGTCATGATTTCAAAAAAGACTAGACTCCTGGCAAGGAATCGTAGTCCAAATTCTCCGCAACCTGAACCAATGAGTAATAAGACACGGGGAAAATAGCAAAATAAAGAAGTTGTAATGCTGAATCAACTGAATAGGTACTGATACCGACCAAATACCAAACAAATAGTGAACAAGTGTCACAGGATTCACGGTTTAATGGTAAAGAATTCTAATTGTTATGCTCATCTATGAAAGAAAGTGAAAGTAGACAATAAATATGAAATAGAGACAAAGAAACTGAATCAAGTGGCAGTGGACCGAATTTATAAAAATCGATCAGATGAGTTAAAAGGCGTAAGTAATACCACTTTGGGCGAGAATCATTCCTCAGATCTGGCAATCACAGTTCGAAGAAATATGGCAATAAAGGAAATTATGGGGCAAATCAGGGGAATATAAATATATGACCGAGAATTACAATTCTACCCTCGCCGATTCACTTTCCCTTTTGTTCAGAACAAGAAAATCATGAAAAGAAGCCCTAGGGATATCCAATTATCCACCATGGTCCATGGAATAATAAGAAATGAAGAATAGAAGAAGAATAGGAGAATAAGAAAGAGGGATTCGGGTACCAGGGAGTTCCCAGGGCTCCCACTTGTAGACGTCGACGTCGCCGATCATGGGGAGGCGGAAGCGGCGGCGGCAGACCTTGCGCTTCAGATGGTAGAGCACCAGCTCCTCGTCCGTCGGGTGGAACCGGACCCCCGGCGGCCACCAGTTCGCCTTCCCAAGAGCTAACCCCGCCACGCCCCCGTCCTCGTCGCCGTCGTCGCCACTCCTCCGGCTCATCGGCCCTCCGCACTCCGGCGCCGCTCCCATCGCTGGTCAACGGTTGACTAGAAGAAAAAGAGAGCAGGAGAACAGCTCTCTCGGTcgctctctccccctccccccaCTCCCTGCAACCTTTCCCTGAAGGATTTAATCAGGGAAAAGAGAGGAGGAAACCGGCGAGCCGGGGGCCTACCATATATAGAGATGCATTGGGGGAATTAACCGGGGTTAAGTGAAGCTAAGCATGGTCTTCTCCACCACTGGAGTCCGGATAACGTATAACTTGACTATGAGGAACATTTAAAGCCTTGTACGTGGACCCCGGTGACGTAATCCAGGACAGAATGGGCTGGGCTACGTCAGGGCCCTGACAGCCCACTAAATTCTTTTCCCATGTTCCCGTCCCCATTCAAACGGAGACTCTATGGAAGAACCTTCCCAGCAGCTGCCTTCCCCTTTGAATGCTTCAGTTTGCCACAGTACAACatgatatatgtgtgtgtatatatatatatatatgtatatgttttgGTGGAAAGTAACACTATTAAATATGTTCTGGAGCTAGAAAGTCAAGTCAGCGTTACTATTACGCAATGATATGAGCTAACATACTAGATTGCCAATAAAGAAACAAAATGAGATGAATTGGTGCAGGTTTTGGTTTGGTGTGG
The DNA window shown above is from Elaeis guineensis isolate ETL-2024a chromosome 8, EG11, whole genome shotgun sequence and carries:
- the LOC105049524 gene encoding NAC domain-containing protein 17-like is translated as MGAAPECGGPMSRRSGDDGDEDGGVAGLALGKANWWPPGVRFHPTDEELVLYHLKRKVCRRRFRLPMIGDVDVYKWEPWELPEKSLLKSGDKQWYFFSPRDRKYPNGSRSNRATKCGYWKATGKDRTISQKSKAAGNKKTLVYYRGRAPRGERTDWVMYEYTLDDQRLMSCSNVQDSYALYKLFRKSGPGPKNGEQYGAPFREEEWDDDDKDDSLNQNSKEDTMPGRPHGGDSTGLFGDEGSMLPMDDLEDLLLQISDEQDIIPQPSECSAYVSEIDVEAEVGSLTVVPSLGDANFTEQNLNWCELINEEPDLQIAEPDPPDMLHIETPVITSINFSDQGQLRIDEEFLEIRDFNDPESTEWRVDDASDRDIVHDTGGFYDTYGYFDAPMFLAEEFEPLDGAGQNPYFDETEASLITTELWTHEQDFSASTAGESDHVITAPPASGIVNASTSNVGVNTQGQFSSVRGASDSWFGSALSALLDSVPSRPAIASENALISRAFQRVSSFRAGQIGAQEPNATTGGGIVASGRQRGSHNGGFLFISFLVGLVAVFWVLTIGVALKVFRGLWGKFISS